From a region of the Hugenholtzia roseola DSM 9546 genome:
- the ettA gene encoding energy-dependent translational throttle protein EttA, with translation MSQEKIIFSMAGVSKKYPPNKQILKNIYLSFFYGAKIGVIGLNGAGKSTLLRIIAGIDKNYEGEVVFSPGYTVGYLEQEPQLDPEKTVRQIVEEGAAETVRLLKEFEEINLAFSDPDVLEDPDKMEKLIERQATVQEKLDALNAWELDTVLEKAMDALRTPPEDAKIGTLSGGEKRRVALCRLLLQAPDVLLLDEPTNHLDAESVHWLEHHLRGYKGTVIIVTHDRYFLDNVTSWILELDNGQGVPWKANYSEWLEQKQQKLATQDKTASRFQKTLEKELEWVRAGAKGRQAKQKARLNAYERMVSEDNNQKEEKLEIFIPSGERLGDVVIEANDVSKAYGDRLLYENLTFSLPKNGIVGVIGPNGAGKTTLFRLILGQENADKGSFKIGQTVKIAYADQEHRHLEPERTIWETISGGNDLMLLGKKEVNSRAYVSRFNFNGADQQKKIKDLSGGERNRVHLALMLKEGGNLLLLDEPTNDLDVNTLRALEEGLENFAGCAVVISHDRWFLDRIATHILAFEGNSQVRFYEGNFSDYMEDRKKRLGDEIPKRIKYKKLG, from the coding sequence CGCATCATTGCAGGCATCGACAAAAATTACGAAGGCGAAGTCGTTTTTTCGCCCGGCTACACAGTGGGCTATTTGGAGCAAGAGCCACAATTAGACCCTGAAAAAACCGTCCGCCAAATTGTAGAAGAAGGAGCAGCCGAAACGGTTAGGCTTTTGAAGGAGTTTGAAGAAATCAACCTCGCCTTTTCCGACCCTGATGTTTTGGAAGACCCTGACAAGATGGAAAAACTCATCGAAAGGCAAGCCACTGTGCAGGAAAAACTCGACGCGCTCAATGCTTGGGAATTGGACACTGTTTTAGAAAAAGCAATGGACGCACTGCGCACGCCCCCCGAAGATGCCAAAATTGGCACGCTTTCAGGCGGGGAAAAAAGGCGTGTGGCACTTTGCCGCCTGCTGCTACAAGCCCCTGATGTTTTGCTTTTAGACGAACCAACCAACCATTTGGACGCAGAATCGGTGCATTGGCTCGAACACCACCTAAGAGGCTACAAAGGAACGGTTATTATCGTTACACACGACCGCTACTTTTTGGATAACGTTACGTCTTGGATTTTAGAGCTTGACAACGGACAAGGCGTGCCATGGAAAGCGAACTACTCGGAATGGTTAGAACAAAAGCAGCAAAAATTAGCCACACAAGACAAAACGGCTTCGCGTTTCCAAAAGACCTTAGAAAAGGAACTCGAATGGGTGCGTGCAGGTGCAAAGGGCAGACAGGCAAAGCAGAAAGCGCGTCTGAACGCCTATGAGCGCATGGTTTCGGAAGATAACAACCAAAAAGAAGAAAAACTCGAAATCTTTATCCCCTCTGGTGAGCGTCTGGGTGATGTTGTCATCGAGGCAAATGACGTTTCGAAGGCGTATGGCGATAGGCTTTTATACGAAAACCTCACCTTTTCGCTTCCCAAAAACGGCATTGTGGGCGTGATTGGTCCCAATGGGGCAGGCAAAACAACGCTTTTTAGGCTTATCTTAGGGCAGGAAAACGCCGATAAAGGCAGCTTTAAGATTGGGCAGACGGTAAAAATTGCATACGCCGACCAAGAGCATCGCCACTTAGAACCCGAAAGAACCATTTGGGAAACCATCTCTGGCGGCAATGATTTGATGCTTTTGGGTAAAAAAGAGGTCAATTCGCGTGCCTACGTAAGCCGCTTTAATTTTAATGGTGCAGACCAACAGAAAAAAATCAAAGACCTTTCAGGCGGCGAGCGCAATCGCGTGCATTTGGCACTGATGCTCAAAGAAGGCGGCAACCTGCTGCTTTTAGACGAACCCACGAACGACTTAGATGTCAATACCTTACGCGCCTTAGAAGAGGGACTTGAAAACTTCGCAGGCTGTGCCGTTGTCATTTCGCACGATAGGTGGTTTTTAGATAGAATCGCCACGCACATCTTAGCCTTTGAGGGCAATTCGCAAGTCCGCTTCTATGAAGGCAACTTTTCCGATTATATGGAAGACCGCAAAAAACGCTTAGGCGACGAAATCCCCAAGCGCATCAAGTACAAAAAATTAGGCTAA
- a CDS encoding gliding motility lipoprotein GldH, which produces MRIFSFPLVGRCFWAALVLFMMGNSACQSDTAVETSQDLAANQWLFEETKTFTFEIAEPNAYQLDFFIRQTPQYPFCNLYTHYQLISPKGDTLENRLAQHDLYDCKTGKPNGKGIGDYYEHALPLLQNYQLDKGKYELRLQQYMRTDTLSGVASIGLRLKRAE; this is translated from the coding sequence ATGCGTATCTTCTCTTTTCCTTTGGTAGGGCGATGCTTTTGGGCGGCTCTTGTTCTTTTTATGATGGGCAATTCGGCTTGTCAATCGGATACCGCCGTAGAAACTTCGCAGGATTTGGCAGCGAATCAGTGGCTTTTTGAGGAAACCAAAACCTTTACCTTCGAAATTGCAGAGCCTAATGCCTATCAGCTTGATTTTTTTATCCGCCAGACTCCCCAATACCCTTTTTGCAACCTCTATACACATTACCAACTTATTTCTCCAAAGGGCGACACCCTCGAAAATAGGTTGGCACAGCACGACCTCTACGACTGCAAAACAGGAAAGCCCAACGGAAAAGGTATCGGCGACTACTACGAACACGCCCTGCCCCTACTGCAAAACTACCAACTTGACAAAGGAAAATATGAATTGCGACTACAGCAGTATATGCGCACTGATACCCTCTCTGGCGTAGCTTCTATCGGGCTGCGGCTTAAAAGGGCGGAGTAG
- a CDS encoding Rpn family recombination-promoting nuclease/putative transposase, whose amino-acid sequence MNDRFVNLFTDFGFKKIFGEEPNKDLLLSFLNSILEKEGEQIEELTFLDKERLGYRASERRAVFDLFCKNQKGEKIIIEVQRAEQEFFKDRSIYYSAFAIQEQAQKGKLWNYELKAVYTIALLDFAFEKENKEKLAHYIQLLDKETCQVFYKKLTYVYLEVPKFSKSLEELSSDYERWLFAFQNLHKLRDKPAHLQAGIFRRLMELAEIAQFEPQEQVAYRESLKEYWDLKNALDTSFKEGLEQGLQQGLQQGLQQGVEEGRVAMKRDLVLSLLQKGTFTDAQIAELLSIERDFIEKVRQNYL is encoded by the coding sequence ATGAACGATAGATTTGTCAATCTTTTTACAGATTTTGGCTTCAAAAAGATTTTTGGTGAAGAGCCAAATAAAGACTTGCTGCTTTCTTTTCTCAATAGCATCTTAGAAAAAGAGGGGGAGCAGATTGAAGAACTTACCTTTTTAGACAAAGAACGGCTGGGCTATCGTGCTTCGGAGCGAAGAGCCGTCTTTGACCTTTTTTGCAAAAATCAAAAAGGCGAAAAAATCATCATAGAAGTGCAAAGAGCCGAGCAGGAATTTTTCAAAGATAGGAGTATTTATTATTCTGCCTTTGCGATTCAGGAGCAGGCGCAGAAAGGTAAATTGTGGAATTACGAACTGAAAGCGGTTTATACGATTGCGCTTCTCGATTTTGCCTTCGAAAAAGAAAATAAGGAGAAACTGGCGCATTATATTCAACTTTTAGATAAAGAAACCTGTCAGGTTTTCTATAAAAAGCTAACCTATGTGTATTTAGAAGTTCCCAAGTTTTCCAAATCACTCGAAGAGTTAAGTTCTGACTATGAACGTTGGCTCTTTGCCTTTCAAAACTTACACAAGTTGCGCGATAAGCCTGCCCATTTGCAGGCAGGAATTTTTAGGCGTTTGATGGAATTGGCAGAAATTGCGCAATTCGAGCCGCAGGAGCAGGTGGCGTATCGTGAAAGTTTGAAAGAATATTGGGATTTGAAAAATGCCTTAGATACGTCTTTCAAAGAAGGCTTGGAGCAGGGTCTGCAACAGGGTTTGCAACAAGGTCTGCAACAAGGCGTAGAGGAGGGTAGGGTAGCGATGAAGCGCGACTTGGTTTTAAGTTTGTTACAAAAAGGAACTTTTACTGATGCGCAAATTGCTGAATTGCTCTCAATTGAGCGCGATTTCATTGAGAAAGTAAGGCAGAATTATTTATAG
- a CDS encoding aspartate carbamoyltransferase catalytic subunit — MSLSVSHLLGIKNLTLADIELIFSTADEFKDVINRPIKKVPSLRDITIANVFFENSTRTRISFELAQKRLSADVVNFSASGSSVKKGETLLDTVNNILAMKVDMIVMRHSSPGAPHFLARHTPTCIVNAGDGTHEHPTQALLDAYSIRQKYGEVAGKKVAIIGDIAHSRVALSNIFALQKLGAEVMVCAPATLIPTYMQELGVKVEHQVRKALLWCDVANVLRIQLERQEVKNIPSLREYSLYYGINKKLLESIDKEITIMHPGPINRGIELDSDVADSGQSIILDQVENGVAVRMAVLYLLAEKLKPNFKK; from the coding sequence ATGAGCCTTAGCGTTTCGCACCTTTTGGGTATAAAAAACCTAACCCTTGCCGACATAGAACTTATCTTTTCTACTGCCGACGAATTTAAAGACGTTATCAATCGTCCGATAAAAAAAGTGCCTTCCCTGCGCGACATCACGATTGCGAATGTCTTTTTTGAGAACTCCACACGCACGCGCATTTCGTTTGAATTGGCACAAAAACGCCTCTCTGCCGATGTCGTCAATTTTTCCGCCAGCGGCAGTTCGGTAAAAAAAGGCGAAACCCTCTTGGATACGGTCAATAATATTTTGGCTATGAAAGTAGATATGATAGTGATGCGCCACAGTAGCCCTGGTGCGCCGCATTTTTTGGCACGTCATACGCCTACTTGTATCGTCAATGCAGGCGATGGCACACACGAACACCCTACGCAAGCCCTTTTAGATGCCTATTCTATCCGTCAGAAATACGGCGAGGTAGCGGGCAAAAAAGTGGCGATTATTGGCGATATCGCCCATTCAAGGGTCGCGCTTTCAAATATTTTTGCCCTACAAAAGTTGGGGGCAGAGGTCATGGTTTGTGCGCCCGCGACTTTGATTCCTACTTATATGCAGGAATTGGGCGTGAAAGTAGAGCATCAGGTTCGGAAAGCCCTACTTTGGTGTGATGTGGCAAACGTGCTAAGGATTCAACTTGAAAGGCAGGAGGTCAAGAATATTCCTTCTTTGCGCGAATATAGCCTTTATTATGGCATCAATAAAAAACTATTAGAAAGCATAGACAAAGAAATTACCATTATGCACCCCGGTCCTATCAATAGGGGCATCGAGTTGGATTCTGATGTAGCCGATAGCGGACAGTCAATAATTTTAGACCAAGTGGAAAATGGAGTGGCAGTGCGTATGGCGGTCTTGTACCTTTTGGCAGAAAAACTCAAGCCCAATTTTAAAAAGTAA
- a CDS encoding helicase-related protein, translated as MPIFQANYARVSPFFEVANLPQREGQIADTPLDTLTHFWVAFFQKQSPAPLSSFLAEKLGQAAFPTDTFELLAAEGTALVWNRLQDGSAAKELYYQHLPQYLGFFAYLHPLWQPDFKWDSAENLKIDFYLAPFKTAILIDKTDILIDEKLKNEGVQVFFFSSQEILQNSASLKAKMAALHHHLSKNQFKERLQAYQRGASVFLSQALMRQFWFPTALARLERLFLALLERKALRWDTEWKLAFFSVESEIKPILVEWAFQNLMLKFQHLSAIINPNYRATPPRLTLHWSEDREELRRFKARHQDFFAIDFSIRLHQTDEHLAAPELIWVRNTFDNQGLRAEKHAYEPTFAPPQNKTSNQSSWAYFYAEWFSQMPPSAQRQWHIAQTLNQVQGANAFFFPERSERLLPLLLVQKMAALWTKQTTCLFFPTESLMRFWVRRFEKLNLKNYLVLHKKFDFAPFQDNPALFLAHDFILLTPAAWDNAIKNEFWSKIIKKANENHQLFWVFEQAHLLLEWHQEFSLPYLQALRRIKALTQADKWRAQFLSSAATKVLQKELCRLAEISPEARFTAWHYQRNDLKINVLEVGENKYLPLTVLLRQKLAAGQRGIVITPQINGSTGCVLLAERLKFDLKTDVFYWAEQLPTEPIQDERVFLAYQQEVEQRFFEGRIDLLTTTAALALGIDLPALDFIIFYGASLTFDTFFQTIVASRESEIFVLFTPEKPENEEVMKKLFLPQTPLDALKNQSREISWFGQDAYKALHQWASERDSLSEDAAFALHLYSRFEKDFKQNLPFTLSIKELDFRFFVRATDRFLKVEQILELFIKLQIIEAWHYKSEDAFYIFPKEHQDLTLEKAFEQWLQSTFLPERIERETVSTYFQREKHKTKIETYLKYGLYLQYLSVGAFQRKAYEKQYEFCLAQSRKEVFAQELQAEFEAHSSTHLFLEWATLPWENEDFAKNGEVQNQIKEDIVQFFKFIEQENLPASFWLEKIRAFLATFEKVALLRLLEGIWEIWVEEAKKGAEKVKENLFFIQKHSYLKELFLAQLLIWIQEMPQERRAFVAEAWASHFPDDLAQTFEQWQDVYSLHFLLEKEADKLEGLTQRLLGGAFLDPN; from the coding sequence ATGCCTATTTTTCAAGCCAATTACGCGCGTGTGAGTCCTTTTTTTGAAGTGGCAAACCTACCGCAAAGGGAGGGGCAGATTGCCGATACGCCTTTGGATACGCTTACGCATTTTTGGGTGGCTTTTTTCCAAAAGCAAAGCCCTGCGCCTTTGAGCAGCTTTTTGGCGGAGAAATTAGGACAGGCGGCTTTTCCTACCGATACCTTCGAGCTATTGGCAGCCGAGGGGACAGCTTTGGTCTGGAATCGTTTGCAGGACGGTTCGGCAGCGAAAGAATTGTACTACCAACATCTGCCACAATATTTGGGCTTTTTTGCCTATCTGCACCCCCTTTGGCAGCCCGATTTCAAGTGGGATAGTGCAGAAAATTTAAAAATTGATTTTTATTTAGCACCCTTCAAAACTGCCATTTTAATAGACAAAACAGACATCTTGATAGATGAAAAACTCAAAAATGAAGGCGTGCAGGTTTTCTTTTTTTCTTCACAAGAAATTTTACAAAATAGTGCATCTTTGAAAGCGAAAATGGCTGCCTTGCACCATCATCTTTCCAAAAATCAGTTTAAAGAGCGTTTGCAAGCCTACCAAAGAGGGGCTTCTGTTTTCCTTTCACAGGCTTTGATGCGACAATTTTGGTTTCCTACCGCCTTAGCGCGTTTGGAACGCCTTTTTTTGGCACTTTTAGAAAGAAAGGCTTTGCGTTGGGACACAGAATGGAAACTTGCTTTTTTTTCTGTTGAAAGTGAGATAAAGCCTATTTTGGTTGAATGGGCATTTCAAAATTTGATGTTAAAATTTCAACATCTATCGGCTATCATAAACCCAAACTACCGCGCTACGCCTCCTCGCCTGACTTTGCACTGGTCAGAAGATAGAGAGGAATTGCGTCGTTTTAAAGCCCGCCACCAAGATTTTTTTGCGATAGATTTTTCTATTCGCCTGCACCAAACTGATGAACACCTTGCGGCACCCGAACTCATTTGGGTACGCAATACCTTTGATAATCAAGGACTTCGCGCCGAAAAGCACGCCTACGAGCCTACTTTTGCCCCTCCTCAAAATAAGACAAGCAATCAATCGAGTTGGGCTTATTTTTATGCCGAGTGGTTTTCACAAATGCCTCCTTCGGCTCAAAGGCAGTGGCATATTGCCCAGACCCTAAACCAAGTGCAGGGTGCAAATGCCTTTTTCTTTCCAGAGCGCAGCGAGCGACTTTTGCCGCTACTTTTGGTACAAAAAATGGCGGCTCTTTGGACAAAACAAACCACTTGTCTTTTCTTTCCTACCGAAAGTCTGATGCGTTTTTGGGTGAGAAGATTTGAAAAGTTGAATCTTAAAAACTACCTTGTCCTTCATAAAAAATTCGACTTCGCCCCTTTTCAGGATAATCCTGCACTTTTTTTGGCGCACGATTTTATTTTGCTCACTCCTGCCGCTTGGGATAATGCCATAAAAAATGAATTTTGGTCTAAAATCATAAAAAAAGCCAATGAAAATCATCAACTCTTTTGGGTCTTCGAGCAGGCGCATTTGCTTTTGGAATGGCATCAAGAGTTTAGTCTGCCCTATTTGCAGGCTCTAAGGCGCATCAAAGCCCTAACACAAGCCGATAAGTGGCGAGCGCAATTTCTTTCTTCTGCGGCTACTAAGGTGCTGCAAAAAGAACTGTGCCGTTTGGCAGAAATTTCACCAGAGGCGCGTTTTACGGCGTGGCACTATCAGCGCAACGATTTGAAAATCAACGTTTTAGAAGTAGGTGAAAATAAGTATTTGCCCCTAACGGTATTGTTGCGTCAGAAATTGGCAGCAGGGCAGAGGGGTATCGTTATCACGCCTCAAATCAATGGCAGTACGGGCTGTGTCCTATTGGCAGAAAGGCTCAAATTTGACCTCAAAACCGACGTTTTTTATTGGGCAGAGCAGCTTCCTACCGAACCAATCCAAGACGAGCGCGTCTTTTTGGCGTACCAGCAAGAGGTGGAGCAGCGTTTTTTTGAGGGTAGGATTGATTTGCTAACCACTACGGCGGCGTTGGCTTTGGGCATAGATTTGCCCGCCCTCGATTTTATTATCTTTTATGGGGCAAGCCTCACTTTTGACACTTTCTTCCAAACCATTGTGGCGAGTCGGGAAAGCGAAATTTTTGTGCTTTTTACGCCTGAAAAGCCTGAAAATGAAGAAGTTATGAAAAAACTTTTTCTGCCCCAAACGCCTCTGGACGCGCTTAAAAATCAAAGCCGTGAGATAAGTTGGTTCGGACAAGATGCCTATAAAGCCCTGCATCAATGGGCTTCCGAAAGGGATTCGCTTAGTGAAGATGCAGCTTTTGCCTTGCACCTTTATTCGCGTTTTGAAAAAGATTTCAAACAGAATTTGCCTTTTACCCTTTCCATCAAAGAGTTGGATTTCCGCTTTTTTGTGCGTGCTACGGATAGATTTTTAAAAGTAGAACAAATTTTAGAACTTTTTATCAAACTTCAAATCATTGAGGCTTGGCACTATAAAAGCGAAGATGCTTTTTATATCTTTCCGAAAGAACATCAAGACTTAACCTTAGAAAAAGCCTTCGAGCAGTGGCTACAAAGCACTTTTTTACCCGAAAGGATAGAAAGAGAAACCGTCAGCACTTACTTTCAAAGGGAAAAACACAAGACCAAAATAGAAACTTATTTAAAATATGGTTTGTATTTGCAATATCTTAGTGTAGGGGCATTTCAGCGAAAAGCCTATGAAAAGCAGTATGAATTTTGTTTGGCACAAAGCCGAAAAGAGGTCTTTGCACAGGAATTGCAGGCTGAATTTGAGGCACATAGCAGCACGCACCTATTTTTGGAATGGGCTACCTTGCCTTGGGAAAACGAAGATTTTGCCAAAAATGGCGAAGTACAAAATCAGATAAAGGAAGATATAGTACAATTTTTTAAATTTATAGAACAAGAAAATCTGCCTGCTTCGTTTTGGTTAGAAAAAATAAGGGCTTTCCTTGCCACTTTTGAAAAAGTTGCCCTTCTGCGGCTTTTGGAAGGCATCTGGGAGATTTGGGTAGAAGAGGCTAAAAAAGGTGCAGAAAAAGTAAAAGAAAATTTGTTTTTTATTCAAAAACATAGCTACTTGAAAGAGCTTTTTTTGGCGCAACTTTTAATCTGGATACAAGAAATGCCACAGGAAAGACGCGCTTTTGTGGCAGAGGCTTGGGCAAGCCATTTTCCTGACGACCTTGCACAGACTTTTGAGCAGTGGCAAGACGTATATAGCCTGCATTTTCTATTGGAAAAGGAAGCCGATAAACTTGAAGGGCTGACGCAACGGCTTCTTGGCGGTGCTTTTTTAGACCCAAATTAG
- a CDS encoding nucleoside phosphorylase yields the protein MTFPAFAPSELILNPDQSVYHLHLQKAHLCDTIIAVGDPERVGEVSRHFQNITHRIQKREFVTHIGTYKGERLMVISSGIGTDNIDILMNELDALANIDFEKRQVRPDVRSFRLIRIGTSGTIQPNIPVGSFLASQRAVGLDALGSFYQMPQSEQEKQMLEALQKQIALPFLPYTAQADSALIDKVGFDMIRGTTLTACGFYAPQGRVLRCTPAMPNLIEKLAAFRYDLGAESLRLTNLEMETAGYYAFGKILGHQVLSLNAILANRQTGEFASNPQMYVEGLIEQTLSRLFS from the coding sequence ATGACCTTTCCTGCCTTCGCCCCTTCCGAACTTATCTTAAATCCTGACCAAAGTGTCTATCACCTGCATCTGCAAAAAGCGCATCTTTGCGACACCATCATTGCCGTAGGAGACCCTGAACGGGTAGGCGAGGTAAGCCGCCATTTCCAAAATATTACACACCGTATCCAAAAGCGCGAATTTGTAACCCACATTGGCACATACAAAGGCGAGCGGCTCATGGTCATTTCCTCTGGTATCGGAACGGACAACATCGACATCTTGATGAACGAATTAGACGCGCTGGCAAATATAGACTTCGAAAAACGCCAAGTCCGCCCCGATGTCCGTTCCTTTCGCCTTATCCGAATTGGCACTTCGGGAACGATACAGCCCAATATTCCTGTCGGTTCGTTTTTAGCCTCACAAAGGGCAGTCGGATTAGATGCTTTGGGTAGTTTCTACCAAATGCCACAAAGTGAGCAAGAAAAGCAAATGCTCGAAGCCCTACAAAAACAAATTGCCCTGCCTTTCCTACCCTACACTGCCCAAGCCGATAGTGCTTTGATAGACAAAGTTGGTTTTGATATGATACGCGGCACAACGCTTACGGCTTGTGGCTTTTATGCACCGCAAGGGCGCGTTTTGCGCTGCACGCCTGCTATGCCAAATCTAATTGAAAAATTGGCGGCGTTTCGGTATGATTTAGGGGCTGAATCCTTGCGTCTGACGAATTTGGAGATGGAAACGGCTGGTTATTATGCTTTTGGTAAGATTTTAGGGCATCAGGTGCTTTCGCTAAATGCCATTTTAGCCAATAGACAAACGGGCGAATTTGCTTCTAACCCTCAAATGTATGTAGAGGGGCTTATCGAGCAGACTTTGTCGCGCCTTTTTAGTTGA
- the pth gene encoding aminoacyl-tRNA hydrolase yields MDFLIAGLGNIGQKYANTRHNIGFMIADALAKEAKIAFRTKQNADLMFWDYKWNGDMRRIHIIKPTTYMNNSGTPLLHWKKKMQIPTQNILVLADDIALPFGQIRTRTKGSAGGHNGLKSVENSLGTNEYNRMRIGVKGDTMPEKMDSHQTQVDYVLGDFTPQEMEQLPLIIAHAVKACLYFPFLGIEKMMNKYNANVLEVKTPPPPPKTAPQAPPQTSQD; encoded by the coding sequence ATGGATTTTCTTATCGCAGGCTTAGGAAATATTGGTCAGAAGTATGCCAATACGCGCCACAATATCGGTTTTATGATAGCAGATGCCCTTGCGAAGGAGGCTAAAATAGCATTTCGCACCAAACAAAATGCAGACCTTATGTTTTGGGACTATAAGTGGAATGGCGACATGCGGCGTATTCATATCATTAAGCCCACAACGTATATGAACAATAGCGGCACGCCTCTTTTGCATTGGAAGAAAAAAATGCAAATCCCGACCCAAAATATCTTGGTCTTGGCAGATGACATAGCCTTGCCTTTTGGTCAGATTCGCACCCGAACCAAAGGCAGCGCAGGCGGACACAATGGCTTGAAAAGCGTGGAAAATTCACTTGGAACCAACGAATACAACCGCATGCGTATTGGCGTAAAGGGCGATACCATGCCCGAAAAGATGGATTCCCACCAAACGCAAGTGGATTACGTCTTAGGCGATTTTACGCCGCAAGAAATGGAGCAGTTGCCCCTTATCATTGCGCATGCCGTAAAAGCCTGCCTTTATTTTCCTTTTTTGGGTATCGAAAAAATGATGAATAAATACAACGCCAATGTTTTAGAAGTGAAGACTCCGCCGCCACCACCCAAAACAGCACCCCAAGCACCGCCCCAAACATCACAAGATTAA